The Candidatus Woesearchaeota archaeon region AAACTTCAAGAGCAATTGAGGATGCATCAAATGTTAAAATCTTTATTTCTCCTATTGTTTCCCTGTCTGCAAGAAGGCATAGCTCTCCTGCTTTCTTGTTTGTATTTATTATAAGCGTTCCTTTTCTTTCTGCAAGGCTCTTCAAATCCACAAGGGGGAGAAGGCTTGGGTCAAGCACAACAGCATAATCCGGGTGATAAATCTGGCTTCTTAGGTTTATTTTTGAATCAGAAATCCTGCAGTATGCCTGGACAGGGGCGCCCCTTCTCTCAACACCGAAATTCGGGAATGCCTGGCTTTCCTTTCCGTCGTAGAATGCGGATATTGCCAAAAGATGTGCAGCTGTGACAGCTCCCTGCCCGCCTCTTCCGTATATGATTATCTCCTTTATTCCGGAATTTCCTTTATCCCATTCCTTCAATACACCTGTCTTTTTCAAACTTTTTAGCTCTTTAAAGTGAATCTATCCCTGAGTTTTTATAAAGTTTTCCTTTAAAAAAAGAGTGTTGTGCAAAAAGTTAATTCTCAGATTCACAATTGGCTTCATAACAGGAGTAAGATAAATTTATAAATCTCCCGGCAAATATTGCCTTCATGGCTTTTATTGGGAAAAGAGGGAATGTGCTTGTCCTTTTTCTCACCATCACATCCATAATAATATTCACCTTTCTTTTTATGGGATTCTTCCAGAAGGAGAAGAAGATGACAGCAGG contains the following coding sequences:
- a CDS encoding 2-oxoacid:acceptor oxidoreductase family protein, with the protein product MKEIIIYGRGGQGAVTAAHLLAISAFYDGKESQAFPNFGVERRGAPVQAYCRISDSKINLRSQIYHPDYAVVLDPSLLPLVDLKSLAERKGTLIINTNKKAGELCLLADRETIGEIKILTFDASSIALEVFKSDIVNTAMVAVFASLTKEISEESMVKGLYEIFERKDILKKNIDAIQKICSACRLHE